GCGGGCTTCATCGCGCCGACGTCGAGACCGCGGCGGCGCATCGCCGTGACCAGCGAGCACGCGACGGCGGTCTTGCCGACGCCGGTGTCGGTCGCGGTGACGAAGAGGCCTCTCATTCCTTCATCCGGGCAATCGACCCGCCCGCGGCTGCGCCAGGAGGCAGGACGATCCCGCCTCGCAGTCGCGGATCAGGCGATCTGCAGGTGGACGTGCTTGTCCTCGTGCCGATCGCAGCTCGCCTCGTTGGGCGCCAGCGGCTCGATGCCGGCCTTCGCCAGGAGGGCCATGTCGGCGGCGTACTCCGGGTTGCCGGTGGTGAGCAGCTTCTCGCCGAAGAAGATCGAGTTCGCGCCGGCCATCATGCAGAGGAGCTGCGCCTCCTCGTTCATCTGGTTCCGGCCGGCGGAGAGCCGGACCATGGACTGCGGCATGAGGATCCGGGCGGTGGCGATCATCCGCACCATCTCGATCGTCTCCACCCGCGCCTGCCCTGCGAGGGGCGTCCCCTCCACCGCGACGAGCGCGTTGACGGGCACCGACTCCGGATGGATCTCCTGGTTCGCCAGCGTCATCAGCATGCCGCAGCGCGCCTCGACGGGCTCGCCCATGCCGATGATGCCGCCGCAGCACACGCTGATCCCCGCCTTGCGGACGTTGCCGAGGGTGCGGAGGCGATCGTCGTAGGTCCGGGTGGTGATGATCTTGTCGTAGTGATCTTCGGAGGTGTCGAGGTTGTGGTTGTACGCCGACAGCCCCGCCGACTTGAGGCGCTTGGCCTGCTCCTCGTTGAGCATGCCGAGGGTGGCGCAGGCCTCCATGCCGAGGTCGCGCACGCCGCGGACCATGTCGAGGATCCGGTCGAAGTGCTCGTTGTCCCGGACCTCGCGCCAGGCGGCGCCCATGCAGAAGCGGGTCGCGCCCGCGTCGCGGGCCTGGCGCGCCTTGGACAGCACCTCGTCCACGGGCATCAGCTTCTCGGCCTGCACGCCCGTGTTGTAACGCGCCGCCTGCGGGCAGTAGGCGCAGTCCTCGGAGCAGCCGCCGGTCTTGATCGACAGCAGCGAGCAGAGCTGGACCTTGTTGTCGCCGAAGAACGCCCGGTGGACGGTCTGGGCTCGGTAGACCAGCTCGAACAGCGGGAGGTCGTGGATCGCGCGGATCTCCTCCACGGTCCAGTCGTGACGAATCTCGTGAGCCACCGTTCCTCCTGGAAAATGCCGCGCTGGCCGTACCACGCTGGCCCCGGCCGCGCAATTGCCGATGGTCTAACTCCGATGGAAGGCCATCGTCCCCGCCTGCGCGGTCGGGAAGAGCACGAGCTCCTCGATGTCGACGTGCGGCGGGCGGGTGATCGCGAAGACGATCGCCTCCGCGACGTCTTCCGGCGTCAGGGGCTCGTACCCCTTGTAGACGGCCTTGGCGCGATCCGAGTCGCCGCGGAAACGGACCACGCTGAACTCCGTCTCCGCCGCCCCGGGCTCGACGGTGCAGACCCGCACGCCGGTGCCGAGGAGCTCGTGCCGAAGGGACTTCGAGAGCGCACGCACGCCCGCCTTGGTCGCGCAGTAGACCGCGCCGCCGGGGTAGGGCTCGAGGCCGGCCACCGAGCCGAGCTGCACGATGGTGCCGCCCTTGCGCGCGATCATGCCGGGCAGGAAGAGCCGGGTGATCCGCAGGAGCCCGAGGAGGTTCGTGTCGATCATCTCCCGCCAGTCGCCCTCGCTGGCGTCCACGACGCGATCGTTTCCACGGGCGAGGCCGGCGTTGTTCACGAGGATCTCGACCTCGCCCTGCATCGCGGCGCCCTCGGCGAAGGCCGCGCAGCTCGCGGGATCCGTCACGTCCAGGGGCGCGATCGTGACCTCGGCGCCACCGTGCCGTTCGACGATCGCCCGTCGGACCTCTTCGAGCTTCTCGAGGCGCCGCGCCCCCAGGAAGAGCCGCGCTCCCCTACCCGCCAGCTCCATCGCCGTGGCGGCGCCGATCCCCGCCGAACCGCCGGTGATCACCGCGAGCCTACCCTTCAAATCCATCGCCATCCGCGTCTCCGAGCGTGTGAACGCTCCTCTTTTCGTTTGCTCCGCCTTCGGCTCCGCTGGAGCGCCAGACCACCCGTAGGGGAGGCCTGACACGCCGGGCACCATTCCGTGCCGCCCGTTCTGCCGGTTTTTAGCCGGGCGAGCGAGCGCCCGCAGCCCCGATCGGCGTCTGTCCACTTATTGGCATTTGCCTCAAAGTCTTGATACTTCCTTCACTTCTCTCGAAGGAGCCCCGGTGAGCGCCACCACGATCTCCCCGCGAAGCATCGGCTGGGCCGTACTCCGTATCGCCGTCGGTGCGATGTTCGTCACGCACGGCTACGCAAAGATCTTCGGCGTGACCCCCGACGGCACGCCGCAGATGGGCCAGTTCCTCCTCCAGGTGTCTGCGCTGGGCTTGCCCTTCCCGGAGGCCCTGGCCTGGATCGCCGCCCTCTCCGAGCTCGTCGGAGGGTCGCTCGTGGTGATCGGCCTCTTCACCCGCCCCGCCGCGCTCTTCGCGCTCGGGACGATGGTCGGCGCGCTCCACCACCACCGGGCCGACGCCTTCCCGCAGATGGAGAAGGCCCTCCTCTTCCTGGTGGTCTTCCTCGTGCTGCTCATCGGCGGCTCCGGCCCCTTCTCATTCGACGCCGCCAAGCGGGCGAAGAAGGAGAAGCTCTCGCTCTCGATCTTCCGGTAGGGCGCCCGTAGGAGCGCGGCAGAGCCTCGAGCCGCCCGGTTGGGCGCCGGTTTCCTCCTGGCGACACGCCCCGGGTCCCTGTTCCGAGCCTCGATGTCGGACCCCTGAGGTAGGTTGCGCCGACCGCGGGAGCTCCACGCCCGGGGGGAGGAGCCGATGGCGAAGAAGCGCACCGAGTTCGTCTGCCAGGCCTGCGGGCATCGCTCGATCAAGTGGCTGGGCCAATGCCCCTCGTGCAAGGCATGGAGCAGCCTCTCCGAGGAGGTCGCCGAAGCCCGCGGCGGCGAGGTCAGGCCCGCGTGGGGCGCCGGCGGCACCGGCCTCGCCCCTACTCCGATCCGCGCCATCGAGGGCGACGAGGCCGCCCGGATCCGGACCGGCATCGCCGAGCTCGACCGCGTCCTCGGCGGCGGCGTCGTGCCCGGAGCCCTGATCCTCCTGGGCGGCGACCCCGGCATCGGCAAGTCGACCCTCCTCCTCGCCGCCCTCGACCGGCTGGCGAGCTCGGGAGGCGGGCGCCCCGTGCTCTACGTCTCCGGCGAGGAGTCCCTGCGGCAGACCAAGCTCAGGGGGGATCGCCTCGGCGCCTCCTCCGAAAATCTCCTCCTCCTCGCCGAGACCGACGCGGAGCGGGTCCTCGCACAGGCCGAGAAGCTCGCGCCGCTCGCCCTGGCGGTCGACTCCATCCAGACCCTCTTCCTCCCCGAGCTCGGGAGCGCCCCCGGAACCGTCTCCCAGGTCCGGGAGGTCGCCGGTCGCCTGATGGCCTTCGCCAAGCGGACCGACACGCCGACCTTCATCGTCGGCCACGTCACCAAGGACGGCTCCATCGCCGGGCCGCGGATCCTCGAGCACATGGTCGACACGGTGCTCTACTTCGAGGGCGAGGCGAGCCACACCTTCCGCGTGCTGCGCGCGCACAAGAACCGCTTCGGCTCCACCAACGAGATCGGCGTCTTCGAGATGCGCTCGTCGGGCCTCTCGGAGGTCGCCGATCCTTCCGCCCTCTTCCTCGCCGAGCGGCCCGTGGGCCAGCCCGGCTCCGTGGTCACGCCCACCGTGTCCGGCACCAGGCCCCTGCTCGTCGAGGTGCAGGCCCTGGTCGCCCCGACCCAGTACGGCACCGGCCAGCGCAAGAGCATCGGCGTCGATCCGAACCGCGTGGCGCTCCTCGCCGCGGTCCTCGAGCGCAAGCTCGGGCTCTCCTTCGGGCCTTGCGACATCTTCGTGAACGTCGCCGGCGGGGTCGAGCTCGACGAGCCCGCCGCCGACCTCGCGGTCTGCGCCGCCCTCGTCTCCTCCCGCGTAAATGTCGCCGTCCCCGCCTCTGCCGTCTTCTTCGGCGAAGTGGGCCTCGCAGGCGAGGTGCGCGCGGTCACCGCTGGCGATATCCGCCTGGCGGAGGCGTCGAAGATGGGCTTCTCCAGCGCCTATCTACCGGCCACGAACCTGCGCCGCCTCGAGGCGCCGGAGCTCCCGCTGGTCGGCGTCTCGTCGGTGCGCGAGCTCCTCGAGGCGCTCTTCCCCGACCTCCAGCTCCAGGCGTCCTGACGTCCCTGGAGACGCTCAGAAGCAGCGGGCTGCGGTGTTGAAGCTGCCGCTCGTGACGCTCGTTCCGCTGATCGTGTTGGGAAAGAGAACGGAGAACGAGCCCTGGAGGACGTTCTCGTCGTTCAGTCCGAGGAGGGCCACGGAGCCGTCGATCGCCTGCTGGGTGAAGAGCGCGTTGCCCTGGACGATGCCGAAGAACGCGCCCGCCGTCCTCGGGGCGTTGCAGGTGACCTCCACCGGGAAGGTCCCTGCGTCGATGGCCGAGGTCTCGATGAACACCACCCGCGCTCCCTCCGGGGCAATCTGGGTGCAGGGGTCGGTCACGCCCTCCCAGATCGCGATGGTGACGGCCTGCCGGTTCGGGTCGCAATGGAAGGCGCCACCGAACTGCCACCCCACGAAGGTCGGGTGGAAGGCCTGGCCGTTGATCGGCGCCGGCGGGTTCGTGACCGTCGCCGTTCCCTCCGGCAGGTGGTTGGTACGCTTGTTGGGGCCCATGTTGATGTCGCACCCTGCGCCGAAGAGAACGAAGACGAGCACCATCCATGAACGCAGCAGCCCCATGCGATCAGGCTGGCAATCGCCGATCGATCCATGAGCCCCCTGGATGCGTATTCGACGCGCCCGCTCGGAGCGTCCCTCGGGGAGGCAACCGGTCCAACGCGATTGGCGCGCTCCGGCGGGATCTCAGGGATGCGCGGCCTGCTCCATCTGTGGCGCGTTCTTGAACGAGGATCGCAGCATCTTGCGGAGCTCCGGGGAATCACGGTGCCCGTGGACCTGGATGGCGTGCTGGGTCGCGGCCTTCAGCAGCTCCTCCTCTTCACCCATCATCGTCAGGGTGCAACCGCTCACGCTCTTCTGATCCCTGCAGTCGATCATCTTGCGCGCCATGGCTGTGTCCTCCGGGTCCCAAGAAGACCGCCAAGGCGACGTCGCCGCAATGCACCTTCGGGGGCCTAAGCTTTCGCGACTGCAGTACGCCAGCGCTCGAGGAGCCCCGCGCGGTCGGAGGCCCGCATCTTCGGCGAGAAGCGGCGATCGGTCTTCCACACCCTGCGGATCGACCGTTTCGAGCGCCAGATCCCGATCGCCAGCCCCGCCAGGAGCGCCGCGCCCAGGGCCGTGGTCTCGACCATCTTCGGGCGCACCACGGGGCGGCCGAGGAGGTCGGCCTGGAGCTGCAGCAGCAGATCGTTCGCGCAGGCGCCGCCGTCCACGGCGAAGGTCTCGATCTTCCTCTCCGCGTCCCGCTCCATCGCGTCGGCCAGATCGCGGATCTCGAGGGCGATCCCCTCGAGCACGGCGCGGGCGATGTGCGCCTTCGTCGTGCCGCGGTGGATGCCCGTGAGGATGCCGCGGGCCTCCGGCCGCCAATACGGCGCGCCGAGCCCGGCGAGGGCCGGGACGAAGACGACGCCGCCCGAGTCGCTCACGCTCGCGGCGAGGGGCTCGATGTCCGCGGCCTTCCGGATCATGCAGAGGCCGTCGCGGACCCACTGGACCGCCGCCCCCGCCACGAAGCTCGAGCCCTCCAGGGCGAAGGCGGTCTCCCCTCCCCCGAGCTTCCACGCCACCGACGTCAGGAGCCCCTCGCGGGAGACCACGGGCCGGTCGCCGACGTTCATGAGGAGGAAGGCCCCGGTCCCGTAGGTACACTTCGAGTCACCGACGTCGAAACACATCTGCCCGAAGAGCGCCGCCTGCTGATCCCCCGCGATCCCCGCGATCGGGATCCCGTCCGGAAGCACCTTCACGCCCTTCGTCAGCCCCACGATCTCCGACGAGGCTCGGATCTCCGGGAGCACCGCTGCCGGCACGCCGAAGAGCTCGAGGAGCTCCTCGTCCCAGTCCAGCGTCGACAGATCCATGAGCAACGTACGGCTCGCGTTCGTCGCGTCGGTGACGTGCACCTCGCCGGCCGTGAGCCGGTTTACGAGGAACGAATCGATCGTGCCGAACGCGAGCTCGCCCCGCTTCGCGCGGGCCCGCGCGCCCTTCACCTTCGCGAGCATCCACTCGACCTTGGTCGCCGAGAAGTACGGATCGAGGACGAGCCCGGTCTTGCGGCGGACCATCTCCTCGTGCCCCGCGCCTCGAAGCTCGCGGCAGCGATCGGCCGTGCGACGGTCCTGCCAGACGATGGCCCGCGACACGGGCGCGCCGCTCTTCCGATCCCAGAGCGCCGAGGTCTCGCGCTGGTTGGTGATGCCGATCGCGGCGATTCGACTGGCGTGGATCCCGCCCTTGCGAAGGGCGTCCCGGATCGCACGCCGGACGCTCTCCCAGATCTCGTCGAGGTCGTGCTCTACCTGCCCCGGCTTGGGAAAGTACTGGGGAAACTCGCGGCTCGCTCGCGCCTTCACCTCGAGCGACTCGTCGAGCACCAGCACCGTCGTCGCCGTGGTTCCCTGATCAATCGCGAGGATGCAGTCCTTCGCCATCGTCCCTCCCCGATATCTGCCCGAAGAAGCCGGCGACCTCGGTCGCCACCGTCAGGCGATCATAGTCGAGCGCGAGCTGGTGCGCGGAGCGCGGGAGCACCACGAGCCGCGCAGGGCCGGAGCCGATCCGCTCCGCCGCCACCCGGGCCGCGCTCCTCGGCACCACCCGGTCGTGCGCGCCCCAGAGCACGATCGCGGGAGTCTCCACCCCGGGCAGCGCCTCATGAGCGCCGCGGATCACGCGGTCGAGCGTGGACGCGGCAGACGTCGGGATCCGCGGCGGACCAGGGATCACGACGTTCCGATCCTGGATGTCGCCCGCGCCCTTCGAGACCCACGGCCAGAGCCTCGTCGCCCACCTCTGCCGGAAGATCGATCGATAGAGCTGCGACGAGCCATGGAGCGAGAGCGCAGGCGCGAGGAGCGCGAGTCCGGCGATCGATCGGCCGCGCCCTGAGGCGAGCCGGATCGCCAGCGCGCCGCCCATGGAGAAGCCGACCACGAAGAGGCGCTTGCAGCCCGCCGCGCGCAGGCCCTCGAGCGCCTCGTCTGCGACCGCGAGCCACTCGTTCTCGCCCACGTGAGCGAGGCGCTCCCAGTCGCGTCCGTGTCCGGGGAGGAGCGGGCACAGGCAGCGGAAGCCTCCCTCAGCGAGCGCCTCGGCGAGCGGCCGGAGCTCGAAGGGAGAGCCGCTGAAACCGTGGAGGAGGAGGACCCCGTCATCCCCCTCGCCGAGCGAGAACGGATCGGTGGAAAATTCGTTCACGCGATGCCTTCTTCGTTGAGG
The Vulgatibacter incomptus DNA segment above includes these coding regions:
- the bioB gene encoding biotin synthase BioB, which translates into the protein MAHEIRHDWTVEEIRAIHDLPLFELVYRAQTVHRAFFGDNKVQLCSLLSIKTGGCSEDCAYCPQAARYNTGVQAEKLMPVDEVLSKARQARDAGATRFCMGAAWREVRDNEHFDRILDMVRGVRDLGMEACATLGMLNEEQAKRLKSAGLSAYNHNLDTSEDHYDKIITTRTYDDRLRTLGNVRKAGISVCCGGIIGMGEPVEARCGMLMTLANQEIHPESVPVNALVAVEGTPLAGQARVETIEMVRMIATARILMPQSMVRLSAGRNQMNEEAQLLCMMAGANSIFFGEKLLTTGNPEYAADMALLAKAGIEPLAPNEASCDRHEDKHVHLQIA
- a CDS encoding SDR family NAD(P)-dependent oxidoreductase, with product MAMDLKGRLAVITGGSAGIGAATAMELAGRGARLFLGARRLEKLEEVRRAIVERHGGAEVTIAPLDVTDPASCAAFAEGAAMQGEVEILVNNAGLARGNDRVVDASEGDWREMIDTNLLGLLRITRLFLPGMIARKGGTIVQLGSVAGLEPYPGGAVYCATKAGVRALSKSLRHELLGTGVRVCTVEPGAAETEFSVVRFRGDSDRAKAVYKGYEPLTPEDVAEAIVFAITRPPHVDIEELVLFPTAQAGTMAFHRS
- a CDS encoding DoxX family protein, with product MSATTISPRSIGWAVLRIAVGAMFVTHGYAKIFGVTPDGTPQMGQFLLQVSALGLPFPEALAWIAALSELVGGSLVVIGLFTRPAALFALGTMVGALHHHRADAFPQMEKALLFLVVFLVLLIGGSGPFSFDAAKRAKKEKLSLSIFR
- the radA gene encoding DNA repair protein RadA, whose translation is MAKKRTEFVCQACGHRSIKWLGQCPSCKAWSSLSEEVAEARGGEVRPAWGAGGTGLAPTPIRAIEGDEAARIRTGIAELDRVLGGGVVPGALILLGGDPGIGKSTLLLAALDRLASSGGGRPVLYVSGEESLRQTKLRGDRLGASSENLLLLAETDAERVLAQAEKLAPLALAVDSIQTLFLPELGSAPGTVSQVREVAGRLMAFAKRTDTPTFIVGHVTKDGSIAGPRILEHMVDTVLYFEGEASHTFRVLRAHKNRFGSTNEIGVFEMRSSGLSEVADPSALFLAERPVGQPGSVVTPTVSGTRPLLVEVQALVAPTQYGTGQRKSIGVDPNRVALLAAVLERKLGLSFGPCDIFVNVAGGVELDEPAADLAVCAALVSSRVNVAVPASAVFFGEVGLAGEVRAVTAGDIRLAEASKMGFSSAYLPATNLRRLEAPELPLVGVSSVRELLEALFPDLQLQAS
- a CDS encoding DUF1059 domain-containing protein, encoding MARKMIDCRDQKSVSGCTLTMMGEEEELLKAATQHAIQVHGHRDSPELRKMLRSSFKNAPQMEQAAHP
- the glpK gene encoding glycerol kinase GlpK, with product MAKDCILAIDQGTTATTVLVLDESLEVKARASREFPQYFPKPGQVEHDLDEIWESVRRAIRDALRKGGIHASRIAAIGITNQRETSALWDRKSGAPVSRAIVWQDRRTADRCRELRGAGHEEMVRRKTGLVLDPYFSATKVEWMLAKVKGARARAKRGELAFGTIDSFLVNRLTAGEVHVTDATNASRTLLMDLSTLDWDEELLELFGVPAAVLPEIRASSEIVGLTKGVKVLPDGIPIAGIAGDQQAALFGQMCFDVGDSKCTYGTGAFLLMNVGDRPVVSREGLLTSVAWKLGGGETAFALEGSSFVAGAAVQWVRDGLCMIRKAADIEPLAASVSDSGGVVFVPALAGLGAPYWRPEARGILTGIHRGTTKAHIARAVLEGIALEIRDLADAMERDAERKIETFAVDGGACANDLLLQLQADLLGRPVVRPKMVETTALGAALLAGLAIGIWRSKRSIRRVWKTDRRFSPKMRASDRAGLLERWRTAVAKA
- a CDS encoding alpha/beta hydrolase, producing the protein MNEFSTDPFSLGEGDDGVLLLHGFSGSPFELRPLAEALAEGGFRCLCPLLPGHGRDWERLAHVGENEWLAVADEALEGLRAAGCKRLFVVGFSMGGALAIRLASGRGRSIAGLALLAPALSLHGSSQLYRSIFRQRWATRLWPWVSKGAGDIQDRNVVIPGPPRIPTSAASTLDRVIRGAHEALPGVETPAIVLWGAHDRVVPRSAARVAAERIGSGPARLVVLPRSAHQLALDYDRLTVATEVAGFFGQISGRDDGEGLHPRD